The sequence below is a genomic window from Dictyostelium discoideum AX4 chromosome 5 chromosome, whole genome shotgun sequence.
tttattctttttattatttatattattattattattattatcattattattatttttattattattattattattattattattattattattattattattattattattattattattattattattattattattattattattattgttatcattattattattgatttcatCGTTATCTTCACCAATATTGTCAACATCATTgtcgtcatcatcattattatctttattgtCATTAtctatttcattattatctattttttctttattatcatttcttttttgtttattttgatcagttaatgatgattctttattttcttttgttgattttgatttattacttttcttttctaaattatctatattgctattattattattattattggttggtTGATTTTGCCTTTTGATATTTACATGTacattagaattattatctGAAATATTATCGGTTGATTTTTGTCTTTCTAAAGAAATTGATGTTGGTAATGATACTAAAGGTGTAACAGCTTCCGCTGAGAGTATATTACAAAATTGATCATTGCCAGTATCATTTGCATTAAATTCCATTAATGAAGAGGAGGGTGGTTCTTTTGCAGTCATCATATCATTTGATGGGTCAAATATATCACCCATTTGATTATCATCAAGGTTATTACttgtattatcatcatcctcttcttcatcttctttgtcctctttatttatattaatttcttgattactatcattactattatctatgatattttttgaatctaattgtttattctctaaattttcaatatattgaatttgttgttcttttatatttttatcattttgttgtcgcaattgttgttgtggttgttgtagttgttgttgttgttgtggttgttgtagttgtggttgttgtagttgttgttgtgattgttgttgttgttgttgttgttgttgttgttgttgttgttgttgtttctttaatttttgagGTTGctgtttttcaatttttttattatttaatttttccaattcttctttttgttgttgttcgattaattctttatgttgttgaatttcatCCAAGTTACTATAATGAAGTTTTAAAAGTGACCACATTGTACTTATATGATGTTGATTTACAGATTGTGATACAAATTGATTATGATCACATAATTGATTAAAAGATTCACCTCTAAATCTATAGTTTTTTGCAAAAtgttcaaataaatatttttcgtCATATACAATTTCAGAGTTTTGATATTTTGGTGTATAAATATTCATTATACCTTGTTCAACTTTTACTAAaggtggtaatggtggtggtgttggtacATTAAATGATGCAAAAAATGATGGAAATTGTGTTGATAAAGATGGTAATGAtctgaaataataataataataataaaatattaatattaataaataatttgaatttaactttattattattattattattattattattattattattattattattattattattattattattattattattattattattattattattattagttgattaattaatttaacttACTCATTACTTTGTgttctattaattttatcattaattgaagctaattcattatttacattCCAAGTAATACCAGTTGTACGAATATGTTGATAAGGTTTATAAGAATCTTGAAACTCATTAAGGAGTAAATGGCTATCTTTACTACAAGAGATTAGAGAGGAAGGTGATTTCCAAATTAGACCAGTTGGAACATCACGATGATCAGTGAAAGAGAATAGAGGGATATAAGGTTTTTTAACGTCCCAAATATGAATTTGAAAGTCTACGATTGAAGAACAACTTGCAATATGCCATTTGTTACCAGGACGCCATTTGATACGTGAAACACTTGAGATGGTGGAAACATTGTTTAGAGATTTACCATTTGAGAAATCCCAAACTCTAATGGCACGATCTCTACCACCACTTGCAATGATATTCTTCTCTTCTGGATGCCAATCGATGGTTAATACCAAACCTTGATGAGAGGTGATTTTCTCCACTGCAATCGTTGGTTTTCTGATATCCCATAATTGAATGGTACCATTATCAAATGCTGCAGCAAATTGATTGGCTTGTGATGGATTAAATTGAACGTCTCTTATCGATTCAGATTTTGGTGAAAATGTAATCTTACTTGCATTTGCACTATCCCTAATATCCCACATTCTAAGGGTATTATCTTGTGAACCAGTTAATATACAATCCAATTTCTCTGGATGCCATGCTAATTTATTCACTGCTCTACTATGATCTGTAAAAACTCTTTCAACTGATTTAGATCCTTCTCTAACTGTATTCCAAATTACTACTGCTCCatttgttgctgctgttgctattaaaaatctataatcttttattttattttattttaatatttatataattatttctttttttatttttattactaaatatttttttttacttactttctaataatgatggatgccaacaacaatcattaccagtataatttaatgattgaGTTTTACCTGCTCTTAGATTACTTGTtactttaaattcattattttgtaCAGAGACAATTTTCAcaacttattttttttaaaaagtttttgaaaaaattagtatttatttatttaattttattatttgtttatttatttattgtttatttgtttgtttgtttataCATACTATCTCTACCGGCtacaattaattttgtaCTATCAGGTGATGAACTGATTGCACTAAGTGGACTACCCAAGTTTAAATAAGTCTGGCATTTATTTGGTGGTTGATTCATTTGATTCatgatatattaaattttattgtaaactatttatattattattattattgttattattaactattatatattatctatctattattaaatttttttatttttatttttgtgtgTGCTGTATAAAAAAAGggaacaattattaaagttgctttttttgaaatatcatattaataatagaaataaagaTTTTTAGATCTCCATCCCTATTGTAAAAATCAGTATACTATGATTAAATActgattcaaataaaaaaaaaaaaaaatttaaaatgatttgtAATGAATGAGATAATTATGTGTTTGTGCACACAGGTGAaggttgaaaaaaataaaaattaaaaaaaaaaaaataaaattaaaaaaaaaaaataaaaaattgttgaaaaataaaaaataaaaaaaataaaaaataaaaaaaaaaaaaaaatggtggtTAGCAAGATAATTccaaaatatcaaaaaaaaaaaaaattaatcaatcgTTTTCccaaaatttataaatagaacaaaaaaaaataaataaagaaaataaataaaaaaaaaaaaacaattaaataaataaattattttaaaagtgaaaaattaatttttattttaaaattaatgattaaatttgatgatgacCAGGAAAATTTAGAATCTGATATAAAGGATACTTAAATTTGGTTGTCTATTTCCTTCAATAATGAAACCAAAAGTGTATGATGCATGGGCATTGATTGATTCTTGATAAGATGGAAGAGTCATAACACCTGGTGAAATACGAACCATATTCCAAAGTGAGCTTGAATCTCTTAATCTGAAACTATAATCATAACCAATATAAATATCCAAAATATTACAGTTTGTTGGATTTACAATTGTGACATCATATTGAGTGTAAGTTTTACCACAGTCAACCCAACTATTAATACATTTGAACACTAAATAAACTTCTCTATAATGTCCATGGTCATAACAAGAACATTTGTTATCTTTTACATGACAAGTATGTTCACCTCCACAATTACCTGGACAACTATAAGGTGGTCTTCCTCTTGCAACTGCATCATTGAACTCTTCAGAATTTTGAGCTGAAACAAATgcaattgttaataataaaccaagtaatattaatactattgatttcattttttattattattattaagatttataaattattctttagcaatttaatttattactgttataattaaaattcaaatatccctttatatacttttttttaaaaaaattaaaataaataataaataaataaataaataaataaataaataaatagataaaaaaaaaaataataataaataaataataaaaataattttattaatttaaataaaaaaaggaaataattattaattatttcaaagGGATATATGattgttaatattttttgattgttaGTTTTACAACctattaaaagaataaaaatacccccattttaaattttgaaaaaaataaaatataaaaaataataaatttggttttgttaaaaaaaaaaaaccacatTCAAAAgcaaaaacatttttaatattataaccCTTTCcatgattttttataattttaatagttttggtctttaaatattttaaattattttaatgaaaatattataagGTTGAACATTAAAATGGTGAAAAGTAATTCCATGAGGCGCAGTTGgccaccttttttttttttttacttttattttttatttccaataCAGCGCCCCctcaataaattatttatttaaaaaaaaaattaaaaaaaaaaaaaaaatttgtatattcatttccaaaaaaataaataaaaaaatgtgttttaaaaagtgaaaaattaatttattaattaatgattaaaTTTGAAGTGATTTCCaactttaataatttagaatctGATATAAaggatattaaaatttggttgTCTATTTCCCTCAATAATGAAACCAAAGGTGTATGATGCATGAGCATTGATTGATTCTTGATAAGATGGTAGGGTCATAACACCATGTGAAATACGAACCATATTCCAAAGTGAGCTTGAATCTCTTAATCTGAAACTATAATCATAACCAATGTAAATATCCAAAATATTACAGTTTGTTGGATTTACAATTGTGACATCATATTGAGTGTAAGTTTTACCACAGTCAACCCAACTATTAATACATTTGAACACTAAATAAACTTCTCTATAATGTCCATGATGGTAGCAACTACATTTGTTATCTTTTACATGGCAAGTATGTTCACCTCCACAATTACCTGGACAACTATAAGGTGGTCTTCCTCTTGCAACTGCatcattaaattcttcaGAATTATGAGCTGAAACAAATgcaattgttaataataaaccaagtaatattaaaactattgatttcattttttaaagttttaaatattatttaaattaatatttattttattttttttaaaagatttgaatgaatgtttttaaagataattaaaatttaatttatactttttttttttttattatttttattttttatttttttttttttttctaaatattaaaataattaaacaattaaaattaatatattaccaagaggttattattttataaaaataggttaaatatttttttaaattaatagaaTCGTTCCATACCcccattttgtttttattaaatttttccaaaaataaaatatataaaaaaaaattataaaaaataaattaattaattttttaataatattacagcaaacattataaaaaaatcttaattGGATATATAATCTCAAATTCAATAATCACAATTCATTGTTatttgagtttttttttttttatttacaaacacataatttaataaactaacaattttttttttttttttttttaataattattaaaattataataataaattataaaactattattactttttttatttattggcTACTAAAAACTAAACTATTCTccgtattattattattattattattattattattattattattattattattattattattattattattattattattattattattattattattattattattatttatattatttaaatcattaattgtatttgttaattgttgttgttgttgttgttcttgttgttgtaattgttgttgttgttgttgttgttgttgttgttgttgttgttgttgttttaaaagTGTACgataattttgatattgtTCAGTTGTGATTGGATTAGTTAATTTTGatctatttaatttatagaGTTGAAGAAGTGTTGGAAAAACTCCTTTACGAGAGATATTATGTTTGGAGCTATCCAAAGAGATGATTGGTATCACATCTCTGGCGCCCCATAATGGAACCAAATCACGAATATCCTTGAATCTTTCGCTTATGCCACCCATTTTCTCAAAGGCATCCAAGATATCTTGATACTGAGGATGAGAGGCCAATATCCAAGcacaaaattcaaaaagtGTTGGAATTACAACGCCACAACCTGTTCTTCTTGGTCTATGTCTATAACTATAGATATAAGAGTTACTATGGGtgattgtattattataGGTTTGATTATTCAATTGGAAATTGTAAAGTTGTTCTTCCTCCAATATTTCATCTCTTAAATCTTGCTCGATTGATGATAGACCACTCGATACGAAACGATAACCGAAATGAACACGATGTATCATCTTGTGTTCAATCTCTGCTGGATTATCACCTTTTTGAACTAGTATTGCCAAGAATATACAATTTGGAATATAATAATTGAGATAGAATAAAAATGAACCAACTTTACCCTTTGATAATGCATTAATTCTCTTTTCTGCTCCCATTTTAGTTAAATAACCATGAAAATATGGTAATTTTGATTGTGATGCGCCACAATTAATTCCAAATgaactattactattactattatgattaatattattaatattattattactattattattattattattactattattattactattattattatgtatTGTTTGTGACATATCAAGAAATTTATAAGACATTCCAAATAACTCGCACTTTCTCTTCATAGTATCTTCAATTAATGCCATCAATGTTCTTTCAGTAtctaaatgaattaaatttatactatttctctttttaaataattgatttgaaacatctataaaatcaattgatttattatatcTAATTGCCTCTGAAATTGCTACTAATCCATCTTtaccaataaaattatatgataatgaaatatattttaatgttctaaaaataaataaataaataaataaataagtaaaatattatattaataatttaattaaaataattaaaataaaattttaaatttttattaatacatacttattatattttaaagcTTCTGCAA
It includes:
- the wdr24 gene encoding WD40 repeat-containing protein, giving the protein MNQMNQPPNKCQTYLNLGSPLSAISSSPDSTKLIVAGRDIVKIVSVQNNEFKVTSNLRAGKTQSLNYTGNDCCWHPSLLENYRFLIATAATNGAVVIWNTVREGSKSVERVFTDHSRAVNKLAWHPEKLDCILTGSQDNTLRMWDIRDSANASKITFSPKSESIRDVQFNPSQANQFAAAFDNGTIQLWDIRKPTIAVEKITSHQGLVLTIDWHPEEKNIIASGGRDRAIRVWDFSNGKSLNNVSTISSVSRIKWRPGNKWHIASCSSIVDFQIHIWDVKKPYIPLFSFTDHRDVPTGLIWKSPSSLISCSKDSHLLLNEFQDSYKPYQHIRTTGITWNVNNELASINDKINRTQSNESLPSLSTQFPSFFASFNVPTPPPLPPLVKVEQGIMNIYTPKYQNSEIVYDEKYLFEHFAKNYRFRGESFNQLCDHNQFVSQSVNQHHISTMWSLLKLHYSNLDEIQQHKELIEQQQKEELEKLNNKKIEKQQPQKLKKQQQQQQQQQQQQQQQSQQQLQQPQLQQPQQQQQLQQPQQQLRQQNDKNIKEQQIQYIENLENKQLDSKNIIDNSNDSNQEININKEDKEDEEEDDDNTSNNLDDNQMGDIFDPSNDMMTAKEPPSSSLMEFNANDTGNDQFCNILSAEAVTPLVSLPTSISLERQKSTDNISDNNSNVHVNIKRQNQPTNNNNNNSNIDNLEKKSNKSKSTKENKESSLTDQNKQKRNDNKEKIDNNEIDNDNKDNNDDDDNDVDNIGEDNDEINNNNDNNNNNNNNNNNNNNNNNNNNNNNNNNNNNNNNKNNNNDNNNNNNINNKKNKIKNKSIENKKDILDKKEINDEDNKSNDENDSLKILIPCFEFEEFNFQPIITDMLEACIEKGDVQTCVFIVLILGRYMDLNIEKHRLTTWFGSYIELLQRYKMWSLALEVMKYCDDQIINQASKRHTTLISACSSCGKSIPQNSIICEKCNKASSKCSICRLPVKGMWVWCQGCGHGGHLEHMKSWFIDKNQKSCPTGCTHICTPFKK
- the ecmK gene encoding cellulose-binding domain-containing protein, which translates into the protein MKSIVLILLGLLLTIAFVSAQNSEEFNDAVARGRPPYSCPGNCGGEHTCHVKDNKCSCYDHGHYREVYLVFKCINSWVDCGKTYTQYDVTIVNPTNCNILDIYIGYDYSFRLRDSSSLWNMVRISPGVMTLPSYQESINAHASYTFGFIIEGNRQPNLSILYIRF
- a CDS encoding cellulose-binding domain-containing protein, with translation MKSIVLILLGLLLTIAFVSAHNSEEFNDAVARGRPPYSCPGNCGGEHTCHVKDNKCSCYHHGHYREVYLVFKCINSWVDCGKTYTQYDVTIVNPTNCNILDIYIGYDYSFRLRDSSSLWNMVRISHGVMTLPSYQESINAHASYTFGFIIEGNRQPNFNILYIRF